From the genome of Oryza glaberrima chromosome 1, OglaRS2, whole genome shotgun sequence:
AAATTAGTAAAAGTATGAAGTATTCAATCCTAAAAAAAGGACATATATCAAAAGCCTTCTAAAtgttaataagaaaaaaaatatgtttaccACTGAACGCCCCATTTATTTTAGATTAGGTTTATTGGTTTAGATTTCTAAGctgactttttttcttttatggtAAAGTCTATATGTGTAGGCTTTAGTTTTTTGGCTTATAAATTGGCTCATAAGTAAACAAATACAAGCCAAAGGTtccttgcaaaaagaaaaaaagaaagaaaagaaagaaaaggcaatGGCTTATCAGGACATAAGGAACCATCTGTTATCTGCATGTACCAGAATTCACTGTTTGGTTATTGCTGAGTATCCCCTCGAACTCTTGCGCTTCCATCAATTTGGATGAACCAAGCTCGGTCGTTTTACGGTTGGAACAGCTTTCGATGGTGTCGCACCAGGCTCCTCCCTGAGcatcatttttcacatttttcaGTACAAAAATCAGCACAAACAGAATCATGCATCCGGCCATGCACGCAGAAAAACAAGTCACGGCAACCATGAACTGAAAGCTATCTGCGACAAGAGAAAATCGATGGATGCACGATCGATCACCTCAAGATAGATGAGCCAGCTGTGTTCACCGGAGCCAAAGCCTCTCTGCAGGTGATAGCCCGGTGGGCTCCCATCCAAGCACACTGCAAGCATGCAACACACAGTTCATGAGTTCAGGAGGACTTGATGCTATCAAGGTTCAAGCGAAAGCGTATTTGAGTTAACATGGTATAATTCGATTAATCACGAACAAcgagtatatatatagaaacGGACACATGGTAAATCCTTATCTTTACAACCAACTTATAGAAACAGAATCGAGAGAAAATCAGAGAAAACGAACAAAGAGATAACTAGATACAAAACTAACACCCCGGTAGTTGAAGGCGAACAATCTTACAAAACTAGCAAGACCCTTGGTGAAGATGTCGGCATACTACGATAATTGCCTTAGTCTCTAACATCAGAAACCAATAATTCACTATACCTGCGCCCTTCTCCTGAGCGCCGGTGAGGAGGATCAGCTCGACGACGTCCGGTGCCGCTGCCGTTGAGCGGGCAACGGCTgccaggagcaggagcagcaaggGCTCCGCATATCGACGACGCGGGAGGATCGGCATCTCGCCCGTTTCCGCAGCGCGTGGTGGACAGAACACGTACGAGGTGGGTGGTGGACTGGGTGGTCGATCTCGCTGGGACAGcgagacgacgaggaggaggaggagtattTATAGTGATGAGAAAGTGAGAACCCGCCGTTGACGTCGAGTTTCGGCGAAGCACATATGCTGCAGGGATTCCACGCTGACGAAGTCGTCGCTTCGTCGACAAGTGACCGACTTGCTTGGCTACCGTCACATCTGATCTGTGATCTGTCGCCGTAGTCTTGTGAACTCAACTGAACACTTTCGTCGTAATATGCACGGCTTGCACGCTGGGTTTGGTTTTGCTCAACTGGACAACTTGTTCATTCAGAGCTGCAACTACTAGCCTTTCGTGTGAGGCTGGAGAGGCGTCAATCAATGTCTAACTCCGGGGAGCCGAAAGAAAGTTTCAGAACAAAACATCCTTAAGGCTATGTGGAAGTGCATAGTATTTAATaagttatcaattttttttaaaaaaaatgtgaagatAGATcagtatatgatatatcttttcgcTAACATGCGAGTTAAAATTCGATTTGTACAATTcagaacaaaaataacaaatttgaccatGAAATACGCgttctattcatagtcaaatttgttatttttatttctacttgtataagttggatttaaatttgcatgtttgtgaagtgacatatcacatattgatctatcctactaaaattttttgatgactttttaagtaACATGCAAAAATAAGGGGATATTCCCTTAAGGATGAATTGAGTTTTCCAGGCTATGTTTTTCTCTCAAGTTTTCCAATCTCTACTCTCCCCTTTTTCACGCGCAAGCTTCCCAAACAGCTAAACgatgtgtattttttaaataaaagtttctataaaaaattattttagaaaatcatattaatatatttttaaaaaaactaatatttatttaatcatgtgctaataaattGTTCCGTTTTATGTTTGTGAGAAATAAGTTCTAACTTATTgagaagaacacaacctaagcaaGTAGGAATGAACCAAACCGTGGGCTGGAACCTAATGAGGTCATGAGATCGAGTTGGTACCGGACTTGAACTGGTCATGGTGGAGAGGTGTAGAGTTTCAATGTTTCATGGAAGGTAGTGCAGGTGACCGACGGGGTGGAATCCATACGCCCCAGGCCCGAGAGGTGGTAGAATCCGGCGAGGGTGAGACACTGGCCATTCTCGGCCGCTGACAGCCGTACGATCCAGATAGCGCGGTCCAGATCGAGGCGAGCTGCAGCGGTTCAGCGAGCCGATGCCGAGAATTAGGCACAATAGAAGGTATGGGAGTGGCACTGCCGTAGGggcattttagttggatgttTGGACGCCTCTATGGCGACCGGAGGGTTCGTTGTCGTTGACCCAGGGTCAATCTTTCTGCAGCGTCACTGCTACTGTGCCACTGTGCCATCAAGTATCAACGTCGCAGCATTTCTCCATCGACGCGTGTTTTTGGTTGAGCGATGAGGTCCGGTATTGAGATATTCCCTCCTTTTCAGAATATAGCAAGCTAGAACCAGATAAGATTatcatagtactacgaatcttgATAGGGGCACGTTTTACTTGCAAGGTAGGTAACAATGCAACAGACACACTGCAACAATCATATGCAGAAGAATATGCAGCCGATGTACTGAAATATGAAGTATTCGTAGTAATTCCTTTTCACCCGAGATGGCCACTGTTTGACTTATTACAGGCGTCTGATTATCAGCAAAGCATGGCTATTAGTTGTTCACAGAACAAATGGTGAAAGATGATCTGCAGCTGCTGCTTCATCAAATAAGCCTGCATAAATATTCAGGGAAGGGTGGTAGTCTGGGTCCAGCCCAATGTAAAATCTAGGCAGCTGGCTGCTACATGTGGAGTTACACGGATACTCGCAGTCGATTTCTTTCACTTCATAGCTTCTCTCGAAATACCAATCCCCAATAGCCTCCGCGACAGTCTGCTCCACACAAGTGcaaatagaaaaatatcaatCCATCTAGAACACTACCATTATCAGAGATAAACCAACTTTAGCTACTCTTTTACAGTCGTACAGTTCAGTGATTTTCTGTTCTGAACTTTAGGACAGTTGAGTGATTTTAACCTCACCTTGTTACCGAGCACTGGGGAGGCCTGTGAGTTCCATGAGATGTCGAATGGCGTTTGACAGTGAGTGAAACATGAATCAATGAAAAGACCCCAGTCCTTTTTGTCTTTCACAACCTCTATGTCATCGACAAATTTATTCCTGAATCCTACAATATGGAGAAGGAAAAGAATAATGAACTTTTGAGTTAAAAAAACAGGATAGTTACCAAATAAACCGAAACAGATTGACAAGCTTAAACCAACCATTGAATACTTGGATTTGTGTGGAACTACAATTTCGAACGTCAGTTTTGCAACTGGACCATGACTGTCCAGGAAAGGATCCATCTGGCGCAAGGGCATTTTGTATCTACAGATTATAATCATAGCTAAAACAGTGAGAGGATTTTATCCGTTGATTTCATCTGGAAAAAATGTTAATTGTTTTTTTGCAGGAAAAAAAGGAACTATATattattcaagaaaaaaaaattacctgcCAAGAATCATAAGCAGAGTTCAGAATAAGCGTGGGAGCGGTGATGCTCTTAACAAGCTCAGCAGGAAAGAAGCACTGAGAACAACAATATGTCAGTAAATTAAACATTAAACGAattgttggattatttattcaaTTAcggagataaattaaatattttaatgaaTAAACTTAATACATAATTTAAAACAAGTGGTCTAAGCAAGATAACCGAagatttttttgagaaaataattCGTTTAAACAATCCAATAAATAATCTAAAAGGAACTAGCACCACAATAAGGAGATATCTGTTATGGAATACAGAATACAGTAGGTATATACCTCTGTTGGATCCTTCTTTGCAAGACAGTCCTTTGACAAAACCTGTGTAACATTCTGGgataaaattccaaaaaaaataactgaGTAAGATTGTAAAGCTGAATATGAAACGATCAGATGAGACAAACGGGCAAGCTGGCATGATAGAATcacttgaaaagaaaaggacaacAGTTGCCAGATCTCACTGAGGTAGTATTCATAAGCACAGAAAGGAACAAACCACCAAAACATTTGAAATAAATTGACGAGCTCCCTTCCAAGATTTACAAAAAATAGCATTTTTTCTAGGTTTCACTATGTTCAACAGCTTACCTGAAGATGAACAGTTCCATTGAATACAGACCACATGTGCCTCTCCCCGGATAAATCCTCACTGGAGCAGAAACTGGCACTTGAGTACAAGTATACAATGCCAGTGGGTTAtactattaattaatttcaaGAGGCTTACATATCAAGGAAAAATCCAGCATCAGGAAGGCATTTAGCTGAAACCTCCTTAGAAAATCTTGCATAAAAATCATTGCAGTGCAGTAGTGCAGCCAGACCACCAGCAGAGCAACCTGAGAGTATGGCCTGAAATGTGTACTAGAAAAATGAAATTCGTTGACATGGTTCTTGATCAGAGTGCCAATGAAGCACGAATGATTCTTGTCCAAACGAATGACTCTTTGACATGGTTCTTGATCAGAGTGCCAATGAATCATGAATGACTCTTGATCAGaaagagtaaaaagaaaaattacgaCGTGTAACCTGTTTAGCAGTTGCAAGTCCTTTTCCCATTAGCTCATTAATAACTGCTTCCCAGATGCGCAATCCTCTGAAGTGGAGTGTGCTCCCATCCTACACCGTTGCCAATAATGTTGGATAGAATTTACCTTTTGGGAATACAAACAAAGACAGCAACCCCAAAAAtcaatttcagaaaaaaaaaaaaacgaatgtaACCTGATCTTGAGCCTCCCCATCCCCAGAAAACGATGCTCCATCGCAGTATCTTATGAAAACTCTGTTCCAGTTGTAAAAATCTAATAAACAATGGTTGGAATTAGTAAAAGGACATCAAATGGCCTTCAAACCGTTAGTAAAATAAAAGCTTTTTGAATAACAAATTTAAGGACTTAAGGAACCATCTGTCATCTATATGTACCAGAATTCAGTTGTTGGTCATTGCTGAGTATCCCGTTGAACTCTACTGCTCGCATGAATTTCGATGAACCATACGCGCTCATTTTGCGTTTGGAACAATCTTCGATGGTGTTGCACCAGGCTCCTCCCTGAGCATTTTCAGCACAAACAGAAAATCATCCCGTCATGCATGCACCCACCGAAAAACAATGGTTGACAGCAACCATGAACACAAAGCAATCATCTGCGATGGATGATCACCTGAAGATGGATAAACCAGCTGTGCTCTCCAGAGCCGAAGCCTCTCTGCAGGTGGTAGCCCGGCGGGCTCCCATCCAAGCACACTGCAAGAATGCAAACAAACACAATTCATATGGCACGA
Proteins encoded in this window:
- the LOC127755885 gene encoding pectin acetylesterase 6-like, whose translation is MAATSGKLRPPFRLLLLLLAAAVARSVDGVELTLLTGAREKGAVCLDGSPPGYHLQRGFGSGEHSWFIHLQGGAWCNTIEDCSKRKMSAYGSSKFMRAVEFNGILSNDQQLNSDFYNWNRVFIRYCDGASFSGDGEAQDQDGSTLHFRGLRIWEAVINELMGKGLATAKQAILSGCSAGGLAALLHCNDFYARFSKEVSAKCLPDAGFFLDIEDLSGERHMWSVFNGTVHLQNVTQVLSKDCLAKKDPTECFFPAELVKSITAPTLILNSAYDSWQIQNALAPDGSFPGQSWSSCKTDVRNCSSTQIQVFNGFRNKFVDDIEVVKDKKDWGLFIDSCFTHCQTPFDISWNSQASPVLGNKTVAEAIGDWYFERSYEVKEIDCEYPCNSTCSSQLPRFYIGLDPDYHPSLNIYAGLFDEAAAADHLSPFVL